A single Vibrio sp. YMD68 DNA region contains:
- a CDS encoding ABC transporter permease — protein sequence MNEVTAAPSRWERFKNSDIVYYFLRDKVAMTSFSIFMVFLVLALAAPILSPTDPYDLSSIDIMDSELPPSWMEDGDERFALGTDEQGRDILSTILYGSRLSLTIGFLAVGLQLTLGIIIGLSAGYFGGRIDNFLMRFADVQLSFSTMMVAIIVSAIFKASFGSDFYSQYAVVMLVVIIGVAEWPQYARTIRASVLAEKKKEYVEAARVMGFKAPRIMFRHILPNCLSPILVISTVQIANAIMSEAALSFLGLGLPVDQPSLGALISIGFNYIFSGAWWITAFPGLVLITLVLVINLLGDWLRDVFNPKIYKG from the coding sequence ATGAATGAAGTAACCGCAGCTCCGAGTCGTTGGGAGCGTTTTAAAAATTCAGACATTGTTTACTATTTCTTGCGTGACAAAGTTGCCATGACGAGCTTTAGTATTTTCATGGTGTTTTTGGTGCTCGCGTTGGCCGCACCAATTCTATCGCCTACCGATCCTTATGATCTCTCTTCCATCGACATTATGGATTCAGAACTTCCACCTTCTTGGATGGAAGATGGGGATGAGCGCTTTGCACTTGGCACCGATGAGCAAGGCCGTGATATTTTATCGACCATTCTATACGGTTCACGTCTATCGTTGACCATTGGCTTTTTAGCCGTGGGCTTACAACTGACGTTAGGCATCATTATTGGTTTGTCAGCGGGTTACTTTGGTGGCCGGATTGATAACTTTTTGATGCGTTTTGCTGATGTTCAGCTCTCTTTTTCAACCATGATGGTTGCCATCATTGTCTCCGCCATTTTCAAAGCAAGCTTTGGTAGTGACTTCTACAGTCAATATGCGGTAGTGATGCTGGTGGTGATTATTGGTGTGGCTGAGTGGCCACAGTATGCCCGTACCATTCGTGCATCAGTATTAGCGGAAAAGAAGAAAGAGTATGTCGAAGCCGCACGCGTAATGGGCTTTAAAGCGCCACGCATCATGTTCCGTCATATCTTGCCGAACTGTTTGTCACCGATTTTAGTTATATCAACGGTTCAAATAGCGAATGCCATTATGTCTGAGGCGGCACTGTCGTTCCTAGGGCTTGGTCTTCCTGTCGATCAGCCGTCACTTGGTGCATTAATCAGTATCGGTTTTAACTACATCTTCTCGGGTGCTTGGTGGATTACGGCTTTCCCTGGTTTAGTCCTTATTACGCTTGTGTTGGTGATTAACCTATTGGGTGACTGGTTACGTGATGTATTCAACCCTAAAATCTACAAAGGGTGA